GAAATCTTGTTTCTCATAACTATAGCAACCTACGAAAAAGCTATATTCTGGGAAATACGTATGTTCAGGGACAAATACAGATTCTCCGGCCAGCAGTAAGCGTTGCATGGCAGAGAGGTTCTTCTCCTGATGATAGATCTCTAATAACGAAAAGTAACCGTAATACAGTAATGTCGATTGTAAATAATTCCCTTGATCTATCAGAACCTCTAATTCACGAATGCCTTTTTTCTGATTCCAAGGGAGGGTATACAAGGCATGCGCAAGGAGGAGCACATCAACCTCATGCGCACGTTGTACTTCACCTCGTGATATTCTCAATACCAAGTTGTCAATAGATTGAGCATAGTCTTTTTCAGCTTGACAATAAGGGAAGAGCAACGCTTCACAAGAATCTCCGACTTCTCGGGATTTCTTAATTTTCAAGCCTAAAACAATCTTTTTTAAGAAATTTTTTTCTATATCAATCACATCGGGATGAGGACTACAGGTTCCCTTTGCCATAGCTTGAGAAAGCTTCTCACATAATGCTAAAGCTTCGTCGTAATTTCCTCGTTCTTGCATTACAAGAATCTCTTGCTTGCGATCCTCATAACTACTATGTAAAGTCATACTATAAAGTTCGAGTAAGAGATTATCTTCTAATGTGTCTCTTCCCCTCTCTATACTATGAAATTGCGTGATCAACTCCCTTAAAGAAACTCCCTCAGGATTGAATTTCTGCCAAGCAAGACATATTTCAGACGTAATGTGAGAAGGCATGGTCACTACGGACAATAACTTTCTGATGATATCTGTACTGATAGATCGATCTTCTTGTTTGATTCTGACCTGTATATACTGACGTGTTAACGAGGCTATTGTTTCCCAATCTCTAGGAGTCAATGCTGTTTTTTCAAAAATAATACGCTCTACAAATGCTGAAAAAACTTCATCACAACCATTTCCCGACTTCAATGCTGTATGCACATCTGCACAGTAATGACCAAAAGACAATGGCTGAGTTGGAGCAGCCCAAACACTCCCCACACTCAAAATTAAAAAACACTGAAAAATGCGTAGTAACGGATGGTGATATACTTTCATGATAGATATCTCTCTACCATAGTACTGGCAGGAATTAGAAAAAATCACAATAGTTCAAAAAAAACAAACTATAGGTGAATCAAAAGTATAGTAGAAGACTCTATTACTCAAAAAGAATGTTCTGTTTAAAGTTTTTTATAAATTAAATAGCTACAGAACCTCCAAACTACCTACAAAACACAAAAAGAAAACTCGTACATGAAAATGTACAGGCTCTTCTTTAAAAAAAAGATATTAAGCTGACGCCAACTAACATACTGACAAACAAAGAAGTATGAAAAATTAAAAACTAGTAGTGATTCTCTGTTTTTCTTTTCTCTAAAAAAATTGTTGCATGAATTTGAACAAACAAACTAATTACAAATTAAAACAAGTAAAAATAGTTTAAAACAACAACTAGAGGACGCTTTTCATGGCGCTAAAAGATACGGCAAAAAAAATGAGAGATCTGTTGGAAAGTATCCAACGTGACTTAGACAAGGCCGAAAGAGGAAATAAAGCAGCAGCTCAACGAGTACGTACGGACTCTATCAAGCTAGAAAAAGTTGCTAAAGTATATAGAAAAGAATCCATCAAAGCTGAAAAGTCTGGCTTAATGACTCGCAAGCCTGCAGCAAAAGCGAAAAAGGCTGCGGTCACGAAAAAATCAGCATCTAAGCCTAAAGCAAAAGCTAAGCCAAAAGTACAAG
Above is a genomic segment from Chlamydia abortus containing:
- a CDS encoding histone; this encodes MALKDTAKKMRDLLESIQRDLDKAERGNKAAAQRVRTDSIKLEKVAKVYRKESIKAEKSGLMTRKPAAKAKKAAVTKKSASKPKAKAKPKVQAKAAPKAKAATKKTPAKAKAKKSSKSRSLRK